A single region of the Solwaraspora sp. WMMD791 genome encodes:
- a CDS encoding thiamine phosphate synthase: MPSLGRLHLITDTRPGRDPLGVLRAALAAARSADATADLVVQVRVEDDMSDRDAYEFTVRAVAECTAYQVTCLVNDRLHIALATGAAGAHVGAADLPVDAARRVLGPAAILGATARDPATGQAAVAAGATYLGVGPCHATGTKTGLPDPIGPAGLAAVAAAVDVPVIAIAGVTVDRVAHLLAAGAHGVAVVGAIAAAADPGRATAELLTAVRQRPTAAADGAPA; this comes from the coding sequence GTGCCGTCCCTTGGGCGACTGCATCTGATCACCGACACCCGACCCGGGCGCGACCCGCTCGGCGTACTGCGGGCGGCACTCGCTGCCGCGCGGTCCGCCGACGCCACCGCCGACCTGGTCGTGCAGGTGCGCGTCGAGGACGACATGTCCGACCGGGACGCCTACGAGTTCACCGTCCGCGCGGTCGCCGAATGCACCGCGTACCAGGTGACCTGCCTGGTCAACGACCGGTTGCACATCGCGCTCGCCACCGGCGCGGCCGGCGCGCACGTCGGCGCGGCGGACCTGCCGGTCGACGCCGCCCGGCGGGTGCTCGGGCCGGCCGCGATCCTGGGTGCCACCGCCCGCGACCCGGCCACCGGGCAGGCGGCGGTCGCCGCCGGGGCGACGTACCTGGGGGTCGGGCCGTGCCACGCCACCGGGACCAAGACCGGGCTGCCCGACCCGATCGGGCCGGCCGGGCTGGCCGCCGTCGCCGCCGCGGTCGACGTACCAGTGATCGCGATCGCCGGGGTCACCGTGGACCGGGTCGCGCACCTGCTGGCCGCCGGGGCGCACGGGGTCGCGGTGGTCGGCGCGATCGCGGCCGCCGCCGACCCGGGCCGGGCCACGGCCGAACTGCTGACAGCGGTACGGCAGCGGCCGACCGCCGCCGCCGACGGAGCGCCGGCATGA
- a CDS encoding aldo/keto reductase, with protein MIYRRLGDSGLMVSAVGVGCNNFGRKLDAAGTRAVVDAALDAGITLFDTADIYGTPQGGSEEQLGAALRGRRDEVVLATKFGMDMAGRNGVDHGVRGSRRYIVRAVEASLRRLGTDHIDLYQFHEPDPVTPIEETLQALDDLVRGGKVRYVGCSNFAGWQIADAAWIARTGGLSPFVSAQNEYNLLDRRVEQEVVPACQRFGLGLLPYFPLADGLLTGKYRRSEAPPAGSRLAGDGSRYAARLAGAPWDVIEALDAYAAKRDLPLLAVAIGGLAAQPAVASVIAGATTPEQVRANAAAGSWRPDADDLAELRAILPEPAGPGGSLS; from the coding sequence ATGATCTACCGCCGGTTGGGCGACTCCGGGCTGATGGTGTCGGCGGTCGGGGTCGGCTGCAACAACTTCGGCCGCAAGCTCGACGCCGCCGGCACCCGCGCGGTGGTCGACGCCGCCCTCGACGCCGGGATCACCCTGTTCGACACCGCCGACATCTACGGCACCCCGCAGGGCGGTTCCGAAGAGCAGCTCGGGGCGGCGCTGCGTGGCCGCCGCGACGAGGTGGTGCTGGCCACCAAGTTCGGCATGGACATGGCCGGGCGCAACGGCGTCGACCACGGGGTACGCGGGTCGCGGCGGTACATCGTGCGGGCCGTCGAAGCGTCGCTGCGCCGACTCGGCACCGACCACATCGACCTGTACCAGTTTCACGAGCCGGACCCGGTCACCCCGATCGAGGAGACCCTGCAGGCCCTGGACGACCTGGTACGCGGCGGCAAGGTCCGCTATGTCGGCTGCTCCAACTTCGCCGGCTGGCAGATCGCCGACGCGGCGTGGATCGCGCGCACCGGTGGGCTGTCGCCGTTCGTCAGCGCGCAGAACGAGTACAACCTGCTGGACCGGCGGGTGGAGCAGGAAGTGGTGCCGGCCTGTCAGCGTTTCGGCCTGGGGCTGCTGCCGTACTTCCCGCTCGCCGACGGGCTGCTGACCGGCAAGTACCGCAGGTCCGAGGCGCCGCCGGCGGGCAGCCGGCTGGCCGGCGACGGCAGCCGGTACGCCGCCCGGCTCGCCGGGGCACCGTGGGACGTCATCGAGGCACTCGACGCGTACGCCGCGAAGCGGGACCTGCCGCTGCTCGCCGTCGCGATCGGCGGCCTGGCCGCCCAACCGGCGGTGGCGTCGGTGATCGCCGGGGCGACCACTCCCGAGCAGGTACGGGCGAACGCCGCCGCCGGGTCGTGGCGGCCGGACGCCGACGACCTCGCCGAGTTGCGCGCGATCCTGCCGGAGCCCGCCGGCCCCGGCGGCTCGCTGAGCTGA
- a CDS encoding helix-turn-helix transcriptional regulator — protein MPAALLNSSVPRRQLGRELRRLRERLAGVPQTTAARELEWSATKLLRMERGEVPIRAEDVVLLCELYGADLKTIEALAALAPKTKEKGWWHDYASIPSWFELFIGLEEAAAHLREFHTELVSGVLQTREYATAVFSMNQDEVPAEEIERRVEMRMRRARLLTRMEPYLPRFDIVLDEAILRRPIGSGQIMAGQLRRLAQAGEQPNISIRVLPFSAGLHAGLMAHGSFTLLDFPEGNEPTTVYVEELTGALFLDRPDEAERYAWTFTDIAGRALSEQASRDLFWQTAKEYES, from the coding sequence GTGCCCGCAGCATTGTTGAACTCGTCGGTGCCCCGCCGGCAGCTTGGTCGGGAGCTGCGTCGGCTGCGTGAGCGGCTGGCCGGGGTGCCGCAGACCACGGCGGCCCGGGAGTTGGAGTGGTCGGCGACCAAGCTGCTGCGGATGGAGCGGGGCGAGGTGCCGATCCGCGCCGAGGATGTCGTGCTGCTCTGCGAGCTGTACGGCGCGGATCTGAAGACCATCGAGGCGTTGGCCGCGCTGGCTCCGAAGACCAAGGAGAAGGGCTGGTGGCACGACTACGCCAGCATCCCTTCCTGGTTCGAGCTGTTCATCGGTTTGGAGGAGGCAGCTGCCCACCTCCGCGAATTCCATACCGAGCTCGTCTCCGGCGTGCTGCAGACCCGCGAGTATGCAACTGCGGTGTTCAGCATGAATCAGGACGAAGTGCCTGCGGAGGAGATCGAGCGCAGGGTCGAGATGCGGATGCGTCGCGCGCGGTTGCTGACCCGGATGGAGCCCTACCTGCCCAGGTTCGACATCGTGCTCGACGAAGCGATCCTGCGTCGACCGATCGGCAGCGGTCAGATCATGGCCGGGCAGCTGCGTCGGCTGGCTCAGGCCGGGGAGCAGCCGAACATTTCGATCCGGGTGCTGCCGTTCAGTGCCGGGCTGCACGCCGGCCTGATGGCGCACGGTTCGTTCACTCTTCTCGATTTTCCAGAAGGGAACGAGCCGACGACCGTCTACGTGGAGGAGTTGACCGGGGCTTTGTTCCTCGATCGGCCGGATGAGGCTGAGCGGTACGCTTGGACCTTCACCGACATCGCTGGCCGGGCGCTGAGCGAGCAGGCCAGTCGTGACCTCTTCTGGCAGACCGCGAAGGAGTACGAGTCGTGA
- a CDS encoding ISL3 family transposase encodes MRSVSVWAALLGVERAVVEDVEFDDEDALLVVHVRVRRGARRRCPYCGRRCPGFDAGHGRRRWRALDLGTVRAVVEADAPRVSCAEHGVVVAAVPWARHNAGHTRAFDATVAWLAVRTAKSTVCQLMRVGWRTVGAIVARVWADTGEVTDRFAGLRRIGIDEIAYKKGHRYLTVVVDHDTGRLVWAAPGKDAATLHAFFDQLGEQRAAAITHVSADGADTIAKVVTRRCPQAVRCADPFHVVAWATEALDLVRRQAWNQAAGRGTGRRNTARGDARTLKNARWALWKNPDNLTEAQKAKLDWIARTQPQLYRAWALKEGLRAVFAMAKDSPAAALEALDRWIEWARRSRIDAFVELQRRITRHRDTIRAAIEHQLSNGLIESVNAKIRLITRIAFGFHSPHALIALAMLSLGGHRPQLPR; translated from the coding sequence GTGCGTTCTGTCAGCGTATGGGCTGCTCTGCTCGGCGTCGAGCGGGCGGTGGTGGAGGACGTCGAGTTCGACGACGAAGACGCGTTGTTGGTGGTCCATGTACGGGTGCGTAGAGGGGCGCGGCGGCGGTGTCCGTACTGCGGCCGGCGGTGTCCGGGTTTCGACGCCGGTCACGGGCGGCGGCGGTGGCGGGCTCTGGATCTGGGCACGGTCAGGGCGGTCGTCGAGGCCGACGCGCCACGGGTGTCCTGCGCCGAGCACGGCGTGGTGGTCGCGGCGGTGCCGTGGGCGCGTCACAACGCCGGACACACCCGGGCGTTCGACGCCACCGTGGCGTGGCTGGCGGTGCGCACCGCGAAATCGACGGTGTGTCAGCTGATGCGCGTCGGTTGGCGCACCGTCGGGGCGATCGTGGCCAGGGTATGGGCCGACACCGGCGAGGTCACCGACCGGTTCGCCGGGCTGCGTCGGATCGGCATCGACGAGATCGCCTACAAGAAGGGTCACCGGTACCTGACCGTCGTGGTCGACCACGACACCGGCCGACTGGTGTGGGCCGCGCCGGGCAAGGACGCCGCGACGTTGCACGCCTTCTTCGACCAGCTCGGTGAGCAGCGCGCCGCGGCCATCACCCACGTGTCCGCCGACGGCGCCGACACGATCGCGAAGGTCGTCACCCGCCGCTGCCCGCAGGCGGTGCGGTGCGCCGACCCGTTCCACGTCGTGGCCTGGGCCACCGAAGCGCTGGACCTGGTACGCCGACAGGCGTGGAACCAGGCCGCCGGACGCGGCACCGGCCGACGCAACACCGCCCGGGGCGACGCCCGCACACTCAAGAACGCACGGTGGGCCCTGTGGAAGAACCCGGACAACCTCACCGAGGCACAGAAGGCAAAACTCGACTGGATCGCCAGGACCCAGCCCCAGCTGTACCGGGCCTGGGCCCTCAAGGAAGGCCTCCGCGCCGTGTTCGCCATGGCCAAGGACAGCCCGGCAGCGGCACTCGAAGCCCTCGACAGGTGGATCGAGTGGGCCCGCCGCAGCCGTATCGACGCCTTCGTCGAACTCCAACGCCGGATCACACGCCACCGCGACACGATCCGCGCCGCGATCGAACACCAACTGTCCAACGGACTCATCGAGTCAGTCAACGCCAAGATCCGGCTGATCACCCGGATCGCGTTCGGCTTCCACTCACCCCACGCACTGATCGCCCTCGCCATGCTCAGCCTCGGCGGCCACCGACCACAACTACCCAGATGA
- a CDS encoding DUF397 domain-containing protein → MIDLSGASWRKSSRSNNQGQCVEVADGLGGVVGVRDSKDPAGPVLVVTPANWSAFVAAAKAGTLADSLS, encoded by the coding sequence GTGATCGATCTTTCCGGCGCTAGCTGGCGCAAGAGCAGCCGATCGAACAACCAGGGTCAGTGCGTCGAGGTGGCTGACGGGCTGGGTGGGGTCGTCGGGGTGCGGGACTCGAAGGATCCGGCTGGTCCGGTGCTGGTGGTCACCCCGGCGAACTGGTCGGCGTTCGTCGCCGCCGCGAAGGCGGGCACCCTCGCCGATTCGCTGAGCTGA
- a CDS encoding ATP-binding cassette domain-containing protein, translated as MGYVDVAAVGHTLPDGRQLFADVSFRVGEGAKVALVGPNGAGKTTLLRMVAGDLPVATGSVARAGGLGVMRQFIGMIGDDRTLADLALSLAPPPLRAAGERLAAAERAVHAAEAANSAAAEKTQIGYANALAAWGEAGGYEAEVVFDTVATAVLDLPWDRVRDRPVRTLSGGQQKRFALELLLRGTDEVLLLDEPDNFLDVPGKRWLEQRLRESTKSVLYVSHDRELLAQTADRVVAVEGGSAWTHPGGFASWHSARAARHARLEEQRRRWDEEHEKLRELMLMYKQKAAYNDGLASRYQAAQTRLRKFEEAGPPPLPPKDQSLRMRLSGGRTGKRAVICEQLELDGLTYPFDLEIWYGDRVAVLGANGTGKSHFLRLLARGGTDPDPAAGPIAGATLAPVAHDGMVRLGARVRPGHFSQTHDRPELLDQTLADVLWRGDDHRAGMDRHAAMGVLSRYDLAGQGDQRFGTLSGGQQARFLVLLLELSGATLLLLDEPTDNLDLASAEALEEGLKAFEGTVIAVTHDRWFTRSFDRFVLFQGDGEVVEVPEPVWDVR; from the coding sequence GTGGGATATGTGGACGTGGCCGCGGTGGGGCACACCCTGCCGGACGGTCGGCAACTGTTCGCCGACGTGTCGTTCCGGGTCGGTGAGGGTGCCAAGGTCGCCCTGGTCGGCCCGAACGGCGCCGGCAAGACGACGCTGCTGCGGATGGTCGCCGGTGACCTGCCGGTGGCCACCGGATCGGTTGCCCGGGCCGGAGGGCTCGGTGTGATGCGGCAGTTCATCGGCATGATCGGCGACGACCGTACCCTTGCCGACCTGGCGCTTTCGCTGGCCCCGCCGCCGCTGCGGGCCGCCGGCGAGCGGCTCGCAGCCGCCGAACGGGCCGTGCACGCCGCGGAGGCCGCGAACTCCGCCGCCGCCGAGAAGACCCAGATCGGGTACGCCAACGCCCTCGCCGCCTGGGGCGAGGCCGGCGGCTACGAGGCCGAGGTCGTCTTCGACACCGTGGCCACCGCAGTGCTGGACCTGCCGTGGGACCGGGTGCGGGACCGTCCCGTCCGGACCCTCTCCGGTGGACAGCAGAAACGGTTCGCGTTGGAACTGCTGCTGCGTGGCACCGACGAGGTGCTGCTGCTCGACGAGCCGGACAACTTCCTCGACGTACCCGGGAAACGGTGGCTGGAGCAGCGGCTGCGCGAGTCGACCAAGTCGGTCCTCTACGTCTCGCACGACCGGGAGTTGCTGGCCCAGACCGCCGACCGGGTCGTCGCCGTCGAGGGCGGCTCCGCCTGGACCCACCCGGGTGGCTTCGCCAGCTGGCACTCCGCGCGCGCCGCCCGGCACGCCCGGCTTGAGGAGCAGCGTCGCCGGTGGGACGAGGAGCACGAGAAGCTTCGCGAGCTGATGCTGATGTACAAGCAGAAGGCGGCGTACAACGACGGGCTGGCCTCGCGCTACCAGGCCGCGCAGACCCGGCTGCGCAAGTTCGAGGAGGCCGGCCCGCCGCCGCTGCCGCCGAAGGACCAGTCGCTGCGCATGCGCCTGTCCGGTGGCCGGACCGGCAAACGGGCGGTGATCTGCGAGCAGCTGGAGCTCGACGGGTTGACGTACCCGTTCGACCTGGAGATCTGGTACGGCGACCGGGTCGCGGTGCTCGGTGCCAACGGCACCGGCAAGTCGCACTTCCTGCGGCTGCTGGCCCGGGGCGGCACCGACCCGGACCCGGCGGCCGGCCCGATCGCCGGCGCGACGCTCGCCCCGGTGGCCCACGACGGGATGGTCCGGCTCGGTGCCCGGGTGCGTCCCGGCCACTTCTCGCAGACCCACGACCGGCCGGAACTGCTCGATCAGACCCTCGCCGACGTGCTGTGGCGCGGCGACGACCACCGGGCCGGGATGGACCGGCACGCGGCGATGGGCGTGCTGTCCCGCTACGACCTGGCCGGGCAGGGCGATCAGCGGTTCGGCACCCTCTCCGGCGGCCAGCAGGCCCGCTTCCTGGTGTTGCTGCTGGAGCTGTCCGGGGCGACCCTGCTGCTGCTCGACGAGCCGACCGACAACCTCGACCTGGCCTCGGCCGAGGCGCTGGAGGAAGGGCTCAAGGCTTTCGAGGGTACGGTGATCGCGGTCACCCACGACCGCTGGTTCACCCGGTCGTTCGACCGGTTCGTGCTGTTCCAGGGCGACGGCGAGGTGGTCGAGGTCCCCGAGCCGGTCTGGGACGTACGCTGA